In Myxococcales bacterium, the following proteins share a genomic window:
- a CDS encoding GNAT family N-acetyltransferase: protein MDVFETERLVAREWDPEHHLEGAFAIYSDPEVVRYIGTGPAQTLEEMRARLEAVALRNAGLRQGLGSWPLFDKGSGELVGAVLLKPPPASGTNGTLSTDIEIGWHLARRHWGKGFATEAGRALVERGFTQLSLPELHAVVESPNQRSRAVALRLGMKHLGRTDRYYDLELEHFVLRAE, encoded by the coding sequence ATGGACGTGTTCGAGACGGAGCGTCTAGTAGCGCGCGAGTGGGATCCCGAGCACCACCTCGAGGGCGCGTTCGCCATCTACAGCGACCCCGAGGTGGTGCGCTACATCGGCACCGGGCCCGCGCAGACCCTCGAGGAGATGCGCGCGCGCCTCGAGGCCGTGGCCTTGCGCAACGCCGGGCTCCGCCAGGGACTCGGGTCATGGCCCCTGTTCGACAAGGGCAGCGGGGAGCTGGTCGGAGCCGTCCTGCTCAAGCCGCCCCCCGCCTCGGGCACGAACGGCACTCTCAGCACGGACATCGAGATCGGCTGGCACCTGGCGCGCCGGCACTGGGGGAAGGGCTTCGCCACCGAGGCGGGCCGCGCGCTCGTCGAACGCGGCTTCACCCAGCTCTCGCTGCCGGAGCTGCACGCGGTGGTGGAATCGCCCAACCAGCGCTCCCGGGCGGTCGCTCTCCGGCTTGGCATGAAGCATCTCGGGCGTACCGACCGCTACTACGACCTCGAGCTCGAGCACTTCGTGCTGCGCGCCGAGTGA